Below is a genomic region from Paraburkholderia sp. BL23I1N1.
CAAGCCACCCGACAGTAATCAATTCACGGGCGATGGTAGCGATTTTAACTGAAGGAAACCTTAAGGAAGAAAGAGGTATAAAGCGTGTCATGAGCATGATCGTTACACTTCGGATATGCGGTTCGGCGCTTACTTAAAAACGACCGCCGCTATGCAATAAACATCGAACGGAATCTCTCGCCATGCGCGTACTCCTCGTAGAAGACGACGACCTGATCGGCTGCGGCATCGAAGCGGGACTGCGTCAAGCCGGTTTCACGGTCGATTGGGCACGCGACGGCCATAAGGCCAGTCTTGCACTCGATACTACAGCCTATGCGCTAGTGTTGCTCGATCTCGGCCTACCCCGGGTATCCGGCATGGAACTGCTGAAACGGCTGCGCGACGCCGGCAAGGACGTGCCGGTGCTGGTGCTGACCGCAAGAGGCACGGTGGTGGACCGCGTCGGCGGCCTCGAAGCCGGCGCCGACGACTACCTCGGCAAGCCCTTCGACCTGACCGAACTGGTTGCCCGTTGCCGGGCACTGCTGCGCCGCGCGCAAGGGCGCAGCGTCGAGGTGATCCGCTATCAGGATCTGACGGTCAATCCCGCCGCGCAAACCGTCGAGGTGGGCAATACGCGCGTGCCGCTCACCTCGCGTGAATGGGCGATCCTGATGCAATTGCTGACCAATCAGGGCATTCCCCAATCGCGCTCGCGACTTGAA
It encodes:
- a CDS encoding response regulator transcription factor, with translation MRVLLVEDDDLIGCGIEAGLRQAGFTVDWARDGHKASLALDTTAYALVLLDLGLPRVSGMELLKRLRDAGKDVPVLVLTARGTVVDRVGGLEAGADDYLGKPFDLTELVARCRALLRRAQGRSVEVIRYQDLTVNPAAQTVEVGNTRVPLTSREWAILMQLLTNQGIPQSRSRLEESLYGWQEEIESNAIEVHVSNLRKKLGAKLIRTVRNIGYVVEKA